One genomic region from Yersinia canariae encodes:
- a CDS encoding hemin-degrading factor: MSKPIYEQYLQAKADNPGKYARDLATLMGISEAELTHSRVGHDAKRLKTDARTLLAALEAVGEVKAITRNTYAVHEQMGRYENQHLNGHAGLILNPRDLDLRLFLNQWASAFTLSEETRHGVRHSIQFFDHQGDALHKVYVTEQTDIPAWEALLAKFITTENPPLQLEPLSTPEVAEPTTTDETVDAEWRAMTDVHQFFQLLKRNNLTRQQAFRAVGNDLAYQVDNSSLTQLLNIAQQEQNEIMIFVGNRGCVQIFTGMIEKVTPHQDWINVFNKRFTLHLIETAIAESWITRKPTKDGFVTSLELFAADGTQLAQLYGQRTEGQPEQNQWRDQIARLNNKDIAA, encoded by the coding sequence ATGAGCAAGCCAATATATGAGCAGTATCTGCAAGCAAAAGCCGATAACCCAGGCAAATATGCTCGCGATTTAGCCACTCTGATGGGCATATCAGAAGCGGAACTGACTCACAGCCGTGTCGGTCACGATGCCAAACGTCTGAAAACTGATGCCCGCACATTACTGGCCGCATTAGAGGCTGTCGGTGAAGTCAAAGCCATCACCCGCAATACCTATGCCGTCCATGAGCAAATGGGGCGGTATGAGAATCAACATCTGAACGGCCACGCCGGTTTAATCCTCAATCCGCGTGATTTAGATTTACGTCTGTTCCTCAATCAATGGGCCAGCGCATTCACCTTGTCAGAAGAAACTCGCCACGGTGTGCGTCATAGCATCCAATTCTTTGACCATCAGGGCGATGCTTTGCATAAAGTGTATGTCACTGAACAAACTGACATTCCCGCTTGGGAAGCACTGCTGGCGAAGTTTATCACCACAGAAAACCCACCATTGCAGCTAGAGCCGCTAAGCACACCTGAAGTGGCAGAACCGACGACCACTGATGAGACAGTCGATGCCGAATGGCGCGCCATGACTGACGTACATCAGTTTTTCCAGTTGCTCAAGCGCAATAACCTGACTCGCCAGCAAGCATTCCGCGCGGTGGGTAATGACCTGGCGTATCAAGTTGATAACAGCTCACTGACCCAACTTTTGAATATTGCCCAGCAAGAACAGAACGAAATTATGATTTTTGTGGGTAACCGCGGTTGTGTGCAAATCTTTACCGGCATGATTGAAAAGGTTACACCGCATCAGGATTGGATTAATGTTTTCAACAAGCGCTTCACACTGCACCTGATTGAAACAGCCATTGCCGAAAGTTGGATTACCCGCAAACCAACTAAAGACGGTTTTGTCACTAGTTTGGAACTGTTTGCTGCTGATGGCACCCAGTTAGCTCAACTTTACGGCCAGCGCACTGAAGGGCAACCGGAACAAAATCAATGGCGAGATCAGATTGCTCGCCTAAATAATAAGGATATTGCCGCATGA
- a CDS encoding TonB-dependent hemoglobin/transferrin/lactoferrin family receptor: MPRFTSDRFRWSSLSLAIACALPLAAQAADTTTAANSKKHATDTMVVTATGNERSSFEAPMMVTVIEANTPTSETATSAADMLRKIPGLTVTGSGRVNGQDVTLRGYGKTGVLTLVDGIRQGTDTGHLNATFLDPALVKRVEVVRGPSALLYGSGALGGVISYETVDAADMLLPGQNTGYRVYSSAATGDHSFGLGATAYGRTDDVDGILSFGTRDIGNIRQSDGFNAPNDETISNVLAKGTWRIDQIQSLSANLRYYNNNAIEPKNPQTSAPSSSNIMTNRSTIQRDAQLKYNIKPLDQEWLNATAQVYYSEVEINARPQGTPEEGRKQTTEGGKLENRTRLLTDSFASHLLTYGTEAYKQEQTPGGATESFPQADIRFGSGWLQDEITLRDLPVSILAGTRYDNYRGSSEGYADVDADKWSSRGALTVTPTDWLMLFGSYAQAFRAPTMGEMYNDSKHFSIPIGGGRFITNNWVPNPNLKPETNETQEYGFGLRFSDLLMAEDDLQFKASYFDTNAKDYIETKVNMVAMTTTSVNVDRAKIWGWDATMSYKTALFNWDLAYNRTRGKNQNTNTWLESISPDTVTSTLDVPVANSGFAVGWIATFADRSQPLSTGKRQAGYGLNDFYVSYKGQEQFKGVTTTVVLGNAFDKEYYAPQGVPQDGRNAKFFVSYQW; this comes from the coding sequence ATGCCTCGTTTTACTTCCGACCGTTTCCGCTGGTCCTCACTCAGTTTGGCAATCGCTTGCGCCCTGCCTCTTGCTGCTCAAGCTGCTGATACCACAACCGCAGCAAACAGCAAAAAACACGCCACCGACACCATGGTGGTCACGGCAACCGGTAATGAGCGCAGTAGCTTTGAAGCACCGATGATGGTGACAGTCATTGAAGCCAACACCCCTACCAGCGAAACCGCGACCTCTGCTGCAGATATGTTGCGCAAAATTCCGGGGCTGACAGTGACGGGCAGCGGACGTGTTAACGGGCAAGATGTGACATTACGTGGTTATGGCAAAACTGGCGTCCTCACCTTAGTTGATGGTATTCGTCAAGGCACAGATACCGGCCACCTGAATGCAACTTTCCTCGACCCAGCGCTGGTCAAACGGGTTGAAGTGGTTCGCGGCCCCTCCGCACTGTTGTATGGCAGTGGCGCATTGGGCGGGGTTATTTCTTATGAAACAGTGGATGCCGCCGACATGCTGTTACCTGGCCAAAACACCGGTTATCGGGTTTACAGTTCCGCAGCAACCGGCGACCACAGCTTCGGCCTGGGGGCCACCGCTTATGGCCGTACTGATGATGTCGATGGCATTCTCTCCTTCGGTACTCGCGATATCGGTAATATCCGTCAGAGTGATGGGTTTAATGCACCTAATGATGAAACCATCAGTAACGTACTGGCAAAAGGGACCTGGCGTATTGACCAGATTCAGTCTTTGAGCGCCAATTTGCGCTATTACAATAACAACGCGATAGAGCCAAAGAACCCGCAAACCAGCGCGCCATCCAGTAGCAATATCATGACAAATCGCTCGACAATTCAACGCGATGCTCAGCTTAAATACAACATTAAGCCGCTTGATCAAGAATGGTTGAATGCCACCGCTCAGGTTTACTACTCCGAAGTAGAAATCAATGCGCGACCACAAGGTACGCCAGAAGAGGGGCGCAAGCAGACCACTGAAGGTGGGAAGTTGGAAAACCGCACCCGTCTGTTGACTGATAGCTTTGCTTCACACCTGCTGACTTACGGCACCGAAGCTTATAAACAAGAGCAAACGCCGGGCGGCGCAACAGAAAGTTTCCCACAAGCTGATATTCGTTTTGGCTCTGGTTGGCTACAAGACGAAATCACCTTGCGCGACCTGCCGGTTTCCATTTTGGCCGGTACCCGCTATGACAATTATCGCGGTAGCAGTGAAGGCTATGCCGACGTCGATGCTGATAAATGGTCATCACGCGGGGCGCTTACGGTAACACCCACTGACTGGCTGATGCTGTTCGGTTCCTATGCGCAGGCCTTCCGCGCACCGACGATGGGTGAGATGTACAACGATTCAAAACACTTCTCCATTCCTATCGGCGGCGGAAGATTCATCACGAACAACTGGGTGCCGAATCCAAACCTAAAACCGGAAACCAACGAAACTCAGGAATACGGTTTTGGCCTGCGCTTTAGCGACTTGTTGATGGCCGAAGATGACCTGCAATTCAAGGCAAGTTACTTCGACACCAACGCGAAAGACTATATCGAAACCAAGGTAAACATGGTCGCCATGACCACCACTTCGGTGAATGTCGATCGCGCCAAAATTTGGGGCTGGGATGCCACCATGAGTTACAAAACTGCCCTGTTTAACTGGGATCTGGCCTATAACCGCACCCGGGGGAAAAACCAGAATACCAATACTTGGCTCGAATCCATTAGCCCAGATACCGTGACCAGTACCCTGGATGTGCCTGTCGCTAACAGTGGTTTTGCCGTAGGCTGGATTGCCACCTTTGCTGACCGCTCTCAGCCATTAAGCACCGGCAAACGCCAGGCCGGTTATGGCCTCAATGACTTCTATGTCAGCTATAAAGGTCAGGAGCAATTTAAAGGCGTGACCACCACCGTGGTGTTGGGTAACGCCTTTGATAAAGAGTATTACGCGCCACAAGGCGTGCCACAAGATGGCCGTAATGCGAAGTTCTTCGTGAGCTATCAGTGGTAA
- the hemP gene encoding hemin uptake protein HemP: protein MDKQLNRAPIMNDESATKLPADSKPLSITSEQLLGEHGVAFIVHQGECYQLRQTKAGKLILTK, encoded by the coding sequence ATGGATAAACAGTTGAACAGAGCACCAATAATGAACGATGAGTCTGCTACCAAGCTTCCGGCGGACAGTAAGCCACTGTCTATCACCAGCGAACAACTGCTGGGAGAGCATGGTGTCGCTTTTATCGTCCATCAGGGCGAATGCTATCAACTGCGCCAAACCAAAGCCGGGAAGTTAATACTGACTAAATAA
- a CDS encoding SDR family oxidoreductase: MKPWLIFGAGHGVGAHLLALANSPANSALNPRPVTLLIRNPQQAESLRSQGLTVVCGDACDPESVYQACQLAGPEAAIISTLGSRTADYQGNRLIIDTAEKLGLKRMLLVTSIGCGDSWPTLSPAARAAFGQAVREKSLAESWLQTSGLIYTLIRPGGLLDKPATGKATCLQAEAHGMVTRADVAMHLSQMVEDPATYHQIYALVDHG, from the coding sequence ATGAAACCTTGGCTGATATTTGGTGCCGGACATGGCGTGGGCGCACATCTGCTTGCACTGGCAAATTCACCGGCCAACTCTGCCCTGAATCCGCGCCCTGTCACTCTATTGATACGCAACCCGCAACAAGCAGAATCCCTGCGTAGTCAGGGACTTACCGTGGTATGTGGCGATGCTTGTGATCCAGAAAGTGTGTATCAAGCTTGCCAACTCGCGGGGCCAGAGGCCGCCATCATTTCAACATTAGGTAGTCGCACGGCTGACTATCAGGGCAATCGGCTGATCATTGATACTGCCGAGAAACTCGGCCTGAAACGCATGCTTTTAGTCACATCCATTGGCTGTGGTGATAGCTGGCCAACACTTTCCCCCGCCGCTCGTGCCGCTTTTGGTCAGGCGGTTCGTGAGAAGTCACTGGCTGAGAGCTGGTTACAAACCAGTGGCCTGATTTATACCTTAATTCGCCCCGGCGGTTTACTGGATAAACCCGCAACAGGAAAAGCCACCTGTCTGCAAGCTGAGGCCCATGGAATGGTCACCCGCGCGGATGTTGCAATGCATCTGAGCCAGATGGTCGAAGATCCCGCCACCTATCATCAAATTTATGCGCTTGTCGACCATGGATAA
- the hutX gene encoding heme utilization cystosolic carrier protein HutX produces the protein MTSQSPKNKSLLAEFLATEPDGTLEQIAQDYQVSPLEVVRALPQRVLVSADQFDQVWDNMTQWGDVTTLVHTADIILEHKGPLPSGFHRHGYFNLRDKQGLSGHIRAQNCQAIALLERPFMGMATASVQFFNQQGDVMLKVYVGRDEHRQLRADGLAAFHQLAQQLTQEQHDINEKSEETP, from the coding sequence ATGACCTCACAATCCCCTAAAAATAAATCATTATTGGCCGAATTTCTTGCCACGGAGCCGGATGGCACACTGGAACAAATTGCACAGGATTATCAGGTCAGCCCACTCGAGGTAGTCCGCGCCTTACCACAACGTGTTTTAGTCAGTGCGGACCAATTTGACCAGGTCTGGGACAATATGACGCAGTGGGGAGATGTCACCACTCTCGTGCACACGGCCGATATTATTCTGGAGCACAAAGGCCCGTTACCCAGTGGTTTTCATCGCCACGGCTATTTCAATCTTCGCGACAAACAAGGGCTCAGCGGCCATATCAGAGCACAAAACTGCCAAGCTATTGCCCTACTGGAACGCCCGTTTATGGGGATGGCAACTGCATCAGTACAGTTTTTTAATCAGCAAGGTGATGTGATGCTGAAGGTCTATGTGGGCCGTGATGAGCATCGCCAATTACGAGCTGACGGCCTCGCCGCATTTCATCAATTGGCTCAACAGCTCACTCAAGAACAGCATGATATCAATGAAAAAAGTGAGGAAACCCCATGA
- the hutW gene encoding heme anaerobic degradation radical SAM methyltransferase ChuW/HutW yields MNIDLMPYHARPGPLPFPKRWATMPWRDSRPLPAESLQNSWQSLLQKPLPPNKRLLYLHIPFCATHCTFCGFYQNPLQPESTARYTDYLLRELSMEAGSPLLQGGPIHAIYFGGGTPSALSAQQLHSIISQLRKSLPLAPDCEITVEGRIFNFDDERIDACLDAGANRFSVGVQTFNTRIRQRMGRKADRDQAIRFLTNLASRDRAAVVCDLMFGLPHQTPETWQEDLAIVRQLPLDGVDLYALNLLPTTPLAKSVENNRVELPTLAQQCDFYCRGAESLAQAGWHQLSNSHWARTTRERNLYNLLIKQGADCLALGSGAGGSLQGHAYMQHRSLDNYYQLIDSGQKPLMMMTQASGEHPWRAKLQSGIEVGRLDLSELMTDPSPLLPLIAQWQQNHLLKDNSFCLRLTDNGRFWASNIMQALQNIIPSLMTTESHL; encoded by the coding sequence ATGAATATTGATTTGATGCCGTATCATGCCCGTCCGGGGCCCCTACCTTTCCCCAAGCGCTGGGCCACAATGCCATGGCGTGATAGCCGCCCACTGCCGGCTGAGTCACTGCAAAATAGCTGGCAATCACTGCTGCAAAAGCCGCTGCCACCGAATAAGCGTTTGCTTTATTTACATATTCCATTTTGTGCTACTCACTGCACTTTCTGTGGTTTCTATCAAAATCCTCTACAACCTGAAAGCACTGCGCGCTACACCGACTACCTGCTGCGGGAACTGAGCATGGAAGCGGGCAGCCCCCTACTACAAGGAGGGCCAATTCATGCAATTTACTTCGGGGGCGGCACACCAAGTGCACTTTCAGCACAACAATTACACAGCATTATCAGCCAATTGCGTAAAAGTTTGCCGCTAGCTCCCGATTGTGAAATAACCGTTGAAGGCCGTATTTTCAATTTTGATGATGAGCGGATTGATGCTTGTCTGGATGCTGGCGCTAACCGTTTTTCTGTTGGAGTTCAAACCTTTAACACCCGTATTCGTCAGCGCATGGGGCGGAAGGCCGACCGCGATCAAGCCATTCGTTTTCTGACTAATTTGGCCTCTCGCGATCGTGCTGCTGTGGTCTGCGACCTGATGTTTGGCCTACCGCATCAAACACCAGAAACCTGGCAGGAAGATTTGGCTATCGTGCGGCAACTGCCACTGGATGGCGTTGATTTATATGCTCTTAATTTATTGCCAACCACACCATTAGCCAAATCAGTGGAAAATAACCGGGTGGAACTGCCGACACTGGCGCAGCAATGTGACTTTTACTGTCGCGGGGCCGAAAGTCTCGCACAGGCGGGTTGGCATCAGTTAAGTAATAGCCACTGGGCGCGCACCACACGTGAACGCAATCTTTATAACCTATTGATAAAACAAGGGGCTGATTGCCTGGCCTTGGGCAGTGGTGCCGGGGGATCTTTGCAAGGGCATGCTTACATGCAGCACCGCAGTTTAGATAACTACTATCAATTAATCGACAGCGGGCAAAAGCCTTTAATGATGATGACGCAAGCCAGTGGCGAACATCCGTGGCGGGCCAAATTGCAAAGCGGTATTGAAGTCGGCCGCCTGGATCTGAGTGAGTTAATGACTGACCCATCCCCGCTGCTGCCATTGATTGCGCAATGGCAACAGAACCACCTGCTAAAAGATAACAGTTTCTGTCTACGGCTCACTGATAACGGGCGCTTCTGGGCCAGCAATATCATGCAAGCTCTGCAAAATATTATTCCTTCACTTATGACTACGGAAAGCCACTTATGA
- the yghX gene encoding YghX family hydrolase, whose product MSRLTAKDFSPELLELYDYYAHGKITKRQFLELAAKYTVGGLTALTILGQLSPNYALAQQVEFTDPDIIASYITYPSPNGHGEVRGYLVRPAKATGPLPAIVVVHENRGLNPYIEDVARRVAKAGFIALAPDGLSSVGGYPGNDDKGRELQQQVDPTKLMNDFFAAIEFLKVNEATTGKIGITGFCYGGGVANAAAVAYPELAAAVPFYGRQPKPEDVPRINAPLLLHYAELDTNINAGWPAYEEALKSANKTYEAYIYPGVNHGFHNDSTPRYDQAAADLAWERTIAWFRKYLA is encoded by the coding sequence ATGTCCCGTCTTACCGCGAAAGACTTTTCCCCTGAACTGCTCGAACTCTACGACTATTATGCCCATGGTAAGATAACCAAACGGCAATTCCTTGAATTAGCAGCAAAATATACTGTCGGCGGCCTAACCGCGCTCACCATACTGGGCCAACTCAGCCCGAATTATGCACTCGCCCAACAAGTGGAATTCACCGATCCCGATATTATCGCCTCATATATCACTTACCCATCACCAAATGGTCATGGTGAAGTGCGCGGCTATCTGGTTCGTCCCGCGAAAGCAACGGGCCCACTTCCTGCGATAGTGGTGGTTCACGAGAATCGGGGGCTAAACCCTTACATTGAAGATGTGGCCCGCCGTGTGGCAAAAGCTGGATTTATTGCGCTCGCCCCTGATGGGCTTAGTTCTGTCGGGGGGTATCCTGGAAATGATGATAAAGGCCGTGAGCTACAACAGCAGGTTGACCCCACCAAACTCATGAATGACTTTTTTGCCGCGATTGAATTCTTGAAAGTGAATGAAGCCACCACCGGCAAAATCGGGATTACGGGCTTTTGTTATGGCGGTGGGGTTGCCAATGCCGCCGCCGTCGCCTATCCCGAACTTGCCGCGGCGGTGCCTTTCTATGGCCGACAACCCAAGCCCGAGGATGTCCCCCGCATCAACGCGCCATTGTTACTGCACTATGCTGAACTGGACACCAATATTAATGCGGGTTGGCCAGCTTATGAAGAAGCACTCAAATCCGCGAACAAAACTTACGAAGCCTATATTTATCCCGGTGTAAATCACGGTTTTCACAATGATTCTACACCGCGTTATGACCAAGCCGCTGCTGACTTGGCGTGGGAACGCACCATCGCGTGGTTCCGCAAATATCTGGCATAA
- a CDS encoding acetoin reductase produces MSLKGKVALVTGAGQGIGRGIALRLARDGADIALVDLNDEKTKAVADEIRALGRKSVTFKADISVRGEVFAAVDYAEKELGGFDIMVNNAGISQTKSLLNVTPEEVEKIFKINVQGTLWGIQAAAIKFKARKQTGKIINASSIAGHEGFALLGIYSATKFSVRALTQAAAKELASFGITVNAYCPGVVGTDMWVEIDKRMAEETGAPIGATYKKYVEGIALGRAETPEDVAAFVSFLAGPDSDYMTGQAPLIDGGLVFR; encoded by the coding sequence ATGTCTTTAAAAGGTAAAGTGGCGCTGGTGACAGGTGCGGGGCAAGGGATCGGCAGAGGTATTGCACTTCGATTAGCTCGTGATGGTGCTGACATTGCATTGGTTGATTTAAATGATGAAAAAACCAAAGCCGTCGCGGACGAGATTCGTGCTTTGGGTCGTAAAAGTGTCACTTTTAAAGCTGATATAAGTGTTCGTGGTGAAGTTTTTGCCGCGGTTGACTACGCCGAAAAAGAGCTCGGTGGCTTCGATATTATGGTGAATAACGCCGGTATCAGCCAAACTAAAAGTCTGCTGAACGTCACACCGGAAGAAGTCGAAAAAATATTTAAAATCAACGTGCAAGGTACACTTTGGGGTATTCAAGCCGCAGCAATAAAATTTAAGGCCCGCAAGCAGACAGGTAAGATTATCAATGCCTCATCTATTGCCGGTCATGAAGGGTTTGCTCTGTTAGGTATTTATTCAGCCACCAAATTCAGTGTTCGCGCACTGACTCAGGCCGCAGCAAAAGAGTTGGCCAGTTTCGGTATTACGGTTAATGCCTATTGCCCCGGAGTGGTCGGGACAGATATGTGGGTTGAGATTGATAAAAGAATGGCCGAAGAAACTGGCGCACCGATTGGTGCAACCTATAAAAAATATGTCGAGGGCATCGCCCTTGGCCGGGCAGAAACACCGGAAGATGTTGCCGCTTTTGTTTCATTCCTCGCCGGCCCAGATTCAGACTATATGACCGGACAAGCACCCTTAATTGATGGCGGTTTAGTTTTTAGATAA
- a CDS encoding colicin D domain-containing protein, whose protein sequence is MALEATGGMLAGLFLPGKKVPDVGAIIVSDRIAFSTKQLDKKFKHAADFDVVTTKKNSETLKQYETAIKNHIDDTTTFEKGTYGFVKDSKVFFNPTTNNAVVIGKSGEFITGFKVIPGTPQYDNLMKNGVLR, encoded by the coding sequence ATGGCTCTGGAAGCCACTGGTGGAATGCTGGCAGGGCTTTTCCTACCGGGTAAGAAAGTGCCTGATGTTGGAGCTATAATTGTTTCTGATAGAATCGCTTTCAGCACCAAACAGTTAGATAAAAAATTCAAGCATGCAGCTGATTTTGATGTTGTTACCACAAAGAAAAACTCTGAGACACTTAAGCAGTATGAAACTGCAATTAAAAATCATATAGATGATACTACTACCTTTGAAAAGGGTACTTATGGTTTTGTGAAAGACTCTAAAGTATTTTTTAACCCTACTACAAATAACGCGGTTGTTATTGGTAAATCGGGTGAATTTATTACAGGTTTTAAAGTCATTCCAGGGACACCGCAATATGATAACCTTATGAAAAATGGGGTGTTAAGATGA
- a CDS encoding colicin immunity domain-containing protein, with translation MNYLLLDFARSFVAERLSATVFSEAYIELWRIERDNKNILNYDAKISECLSSIFCLADMYNPDEDREEYEFNDDQLRDEINKLISNYN, from the coding sequence ATGAATTATTTACTTTTGGACTTTGCTAGATCTTTTGTTGCTGAAAGATTGTCAGCAACAGTATTTTCAGAAGCATATATAGAGCTTTGGCGTATAGAAAGAGATAACAAAAATATACTTAACTATGATGCGAAGATAAGTGAGTGTTTATCAAGTATATTTTGTCTGGCTGATATGTATAACCCAGATGAAGATCGTGAGGAGTATGAATTTAATGATGATCAGCTACGAGATGAAATAAATAAACTCATCTCTAATTACAATTGA
- a CDS encoding ShlB/FhaC/HecB family hemolysin secretion/activation protein, which yields MLRSHHSTLIAGILLPAVAIPLASNSAELAPVQQSIHQQERQRALEERLAPATPDVRLSVPAASVGRIAFPVENPCFVIDRIILSGTEPLPSWLPLQRLANQAQGQCLGGQGINLLMSQLQNRLIDHGYVTTRVLAPQQDLNSGTLALHVIPGKIRQVTLTPDSDRHVTLFSAFPARPGNLLDLRDIEQGLENLQRVPTVQASMELIPGSAPGETDIALNWKQSKMWRLAASLDDSGTRSTGRYQGGATLFLDNPLSLSDLFYVSAGGSIKNRGDKGTNNLTGHYSLPFGYWTAGITASSYDYHQTVAGLNGDYSYRGESENVTLQLSRLLHRNANQKTTFTYNVLTRSSKNYINDTEVEVQRRRTSAWRVGLEHRHFISQATLDAGISYQRGTRWFGAMPAQEEYVGEGTALSKILRLNAQLDIPFAVLTQKFHYNLQYQRQSTNTPLTAQDQFSIGGRWSVRGFDGERTLNADRGWTVRNDLGWYTPLPGHELYVGVDYGEVGGRSASYLLGQHLAGGAIGVRGNILNTRYDLFAGKPLSKPDGFKTDSVTLGFNLNWQY from the coding sequence GTGCTGCGCTCCCATCATTCAACATTAATAGCTGGCATATTGTTGCCTGCGGTAGCTATTCCACTTGCAAGTAATAGCGCGGAATTAGCCCCCGTTCAACAAAGTATTCATCAGCAGGAACGGCAACGGGCACTGGAAGAACGTCTGGCGCCTGCGACACCCGATGTACGCTTATCGGTACCTGCGGCCTCTGTGGGCCGGATTGCCTTCCCGGTTGAAAACCCCTGCTTTGTTATTGACCGCATTATCCTCAGTGGAACCGAGCCATTACCGAGCTGGTTGCCGCTGCAACGGCTGGCCAATCAGGCGCAAGGCCAGTGTTTGGGCGGACAGGGCATTAATCTGCTGATGAGCCAATTGCAAAACCGCCTGATCGACCATGGCTATGTCACCACCCGTGTTTTGGCTCCGCAGCAAGATTTGAACAGCGGCACATTGGCATTACACGTGATACCCGGCAAAATACGTCAGGTGACACTGACTCCCGACAGTGACCGCCATGTCACACTATTCAGTGCTTTCCCCGCCCGCCCCGGTAATTTGTTGGATTTGCGTGATATCGAACAAGGGCTGGAGAACCTACAGCGCGTCCCCACCGTGCAAGCCAGTATGGAGTTGATCCCCGGCTCCGCACCCGGTGAGACCGACATCGCCCTAAACTGGAAACAGAGTAAAATGTGGCGATTGGCGGCCTCACTGGATGACTCCGGCACCCGCAGCACCGGCCGCTATCAAGGTGGTGCAACACTGTTTCTGGATAACCCTTTATCCCTGAGTGACCTGTTTTATGTCTCGGCTGGCGGTTCAATAAAAAATCGCGGCGACAAAGGCACCAATAACCTGACCGGTCATTACTCGCTGCCGTTCGGTTACTGGACCGCAGGTATTACCGCCAGCAGCTATGACTATCATCAGACGGTTGCAGGCCTGAATGGCGACTACAGCTATCGGGGTGAAAGTGAGAATGTCACACTGCAACTCAGCCGTCTGTTGCACCGCAACGCCAACCAGAAAACCACTTTTACCTACAATGTGCTGACCCGCTCGTCGAAAAACTACATCAATGATACCGAAGTGGAAGTGCAGCGCCGCCGCACCTCCGCCTGGCGTGTTGGGCTGGAACATCGCCACTTTATTTCGCAGGCCACACTGGATGCCGGTATCAGCTATCAGCGCGGCACTCGTTGGTTTGGTGCGATGCCCGCACAGGAAGAGTATGTTGGGGAAGGCACCGCCCTGAGTAAAATTCTGCGCTTAAATGCACAACTGGATATTCCTTTTGCCGTCTTGACGCAAAAATTCCACTACAACCTGCAATACCAACGTCAAAGCACTAACACGCCGCTGACGGCACAGGATCAGTTCTCTATTGGTGGCCGCTGGTCAGTGCGCGGGTTTGATGGCGAGCGCACGCTGAATGCTGATCGTGGCTGGACAGTGCGCAATGATCTCGGCTGGTACACCCCGCTGCCAGGGCATGAACTGTATGTCGGCGTTGACTATGGCGAGGTTGGGGGACGCAGTGCCTCTTATCTGCTGGGCCAGCATTTGGCGGGTGGAGCCATCGGTGTTCGCGGCAATATTCTGAATACCCGCTACGACCTGTTTGCGGGCAAACCACTCTCTAAACCCGACGGATTCAAAACCGACTCGGTGACTCTGGGCTTTAACCTGAACTGGCAATACTGA